One genomic window of Arthrobacter caoxuetaonis includes the following:
- a CDS encoding alpha/beta fold hydrolase, with the protein MASLEDRWNASDGGSWGVSPPAAVLDSRLPDIDWSVPPAGSRRLQLPAPSGSLAALAMGNPAAPTVVLVPGVMGSKEDFSLVMPLLAASGYYVLSYDIAGQYESAAAGPEHLDPPGRHYDYRLYVEDLLTILAGLNGPAHVLGHSFSGVVSALGLLRSPDAFRSLVLMSTPPVAGLSFRAVPVLGPFARLVPAKLSASLIVWGVKRNFVRVPPARMRFVHQRFALTRRRSIQDIMGLLRDVPDFGAQLAQSAVPKLVAVGEHDIWPNQEHADFASAVGARLAVYRGGHSPCETNPHQLTQDLLSLYERASKPAA; encoded by the coding sequence ATGGCTTCCCTGGAGGACCGCTGGAACGCGTCCGACGGCGGTTCCTGGGGTGTTTCCCCACCTGCTGCCGTGCTGGACTCCCGTCTCCCCGATATCGACTGGTCGGTGCCGCCCGCCGGTTCCCGCCGCCTTCAGCTCCCGGCTCCCAGCGGATCACTTGCTGCCCTGGCGATGGGGAACCCTGCCGCTCCCACCGTCGTGCTCGTGCCCGGCGTGATGGGGTCCAAGGAAGACTTTTCGCTGGTCATGCCGCTGCTGGCGGCGAGCGGTTACTACGTCCTGTCCTACGACATTGCCGGACAGTATGAGTCCGCAGCGGCCGGCCCCGAGCACCTGGATCCGCCCGGCAGGCACTACGACTACCGGCTCTACGTAGAGGATCTGCTGACTATCCTCGCCGGGCTGAACGGCCCCGCGCACGTGCTGGGACATTCGTTTTCCGGTGTCGTCTCGGCACTGGGACTGCTCCGCTCGCCAGACGCTTTCCGCAGCCTCGTTCTGATGAGCACACCGCCGGTCGCAGGCCTGTCGTTCCGGGCAGTTCCGGTCCTGGGTCCGTTCGCTCGGCTGGTGCCGGCGAAATTGAGCGCGTCGCTGATCGTTTGGGGTGTCAAGCGGAATTTTGTCCGGGTCCCGCCGGCCAGGATGCGCTTCGTCCACCAGCGTTTTGCCCTTACCCGGCGCCGGTCGATCCAGGACATTATGGGGTTGCTGCGCGATGTTCCAGACTTTGGCGCCCAGCTGGCCCAGTCCGCCGTTCCCAAGCTCGTGGCGGTGGGTGAGCATGACATCTGGCCAAACCAGGAACATGCTGACTTTGCGTCCGCCGTCGGCGCCCGGCTGGCCGTTTACCGGGGAGGGCACAGTCCGTGCGAGACGAATCCGCACCAGCTCACCCAGGATCTGCTCTCGCTGTATGAACGGGCCTCCAAGCCGGCGGCCTAA
- a CDS encoding class I SAM-dependent methyltransferase, with product MELPTPRPVPDQGIKDKHRKLWALGDYGAVAREVIPSLGPILVNEAGIGPGDYVLDVAAGTGNAAIPAVATGASAVALDLTPELIELGKLNAPQGGEELQWVVGDAEDIPFESGTFDAVISCVGVMFAPNHGQAAAELARVTREGGTVALLNWTPEGFIGEMFKIMREYQMPAPPASPGPPMWGHEDYVASLMDGLLEGLVSRREVLTVKRFAEPDHFREFFKLNYGPAVGVYRGLGQDEERSAALDRELSGLAERYARSTEDGMEMDWEYLLLRGSALGS from the coding sequence ATGGAACTCCCTACGCCCCGGCCCGTTCCGGACCAGGGCATCAAAGACAAGCACCGCAAGCTGTGGGCCCTGGGTGACTACGGTGCAGTTGCCCGTGAGGTTATTCCTTCCCTGGGTCCCATCCTGGTCAACGAGGCCGGAATCGGACCGGGGGACTACGTCCTGGACGTTGCTGCGGGCACAGGCAACGCCGCCATACCGGCTGTTGCCACCGGCGCCTCAGCGGTGGCCCTGGACCTCACGCCCGAACTTATCGAGCTGGGCAAGCTCAATGCACCCCAGGGCGGAGAGGAACTTCAATGGGTAGTGGGCGACGCCGAGGATATTCCCTTTGAATCAGGAACATTCGACGCCGTGATTTCATGCGTTGGCGTCATGTTTGCCCCGAACCACGGGCAGGCTGCCGCTGAACTGGCCCGGGTCACCCGTGAAGGCGGGACCGTGGCGCTGCTGAATTGGACCCCGGAGGGCTTCATCGGGGAGATGTTCAAGATCATGCGTGAATACCAGATGCCGGCCCCGCCCGCATCACCCGGACCGCCCATGTGGGGCCATGAGGACTACGTTGCCTCGCTCATGGACGGCCTGTTGGAAGGGCTGGTCAGCCGGCGGGAGGTCCTGACAGTGAAGAGGTTCGCTGAGCCGGACCACTTCCGCGAATTCTTCAAATTGAACTACGGTCCCGCCGTCGGGGTGTACCGGGGCCTGGGCCAGGATGAGGAGCGGAGCGCTGCGCTGGACCGCGAACTCTCCGGGCTGGCCGAACGGTACGCGCGGAGTACGGAGGACGGAATGGAGATGGACTGGGAGTATCTCCTCCTGCGCGGCAGTGCGCTTGGATCCTGA
- a CDS encoding lysophospholipid acyltransferase family protein has product MSRKRRPNKYVYRSIVMAGVAAVKLFRVPVIASGVEHFPADEVIKGLDRKVVPGKGAVVAITHFGYLDFVFAEYLIWKQIKVHMRYLVTKKAARKKFVGAVCEWCEHIVVDRSDGAAAYVESVEKLHRGDYLAVLPEAGVSRSFTVRQLKTGAVRMAAEAGVPIIPVSVWGGHRMLTRGHGLSLKAVWKTPVRIHVGEPLRVDPNASVAEETARLQKVLQAGIDECIDTYPEEAPAGAWWMPVSRGGSAMTPEEQIILDEADRAKYKITG; this is encoded by the coding sequence TTGTCCCGGAAACGCCGGCCCAATAAGTACGTTTACCGCTCGATCGTGATGGCTGGCGTGGCAGCGGTCAAGCTTTTCCGTGTCCCGGTCATCGCTTCGGGAGTTGAGCACTTTCCGGCCGATGAGGTCATCAAGGGCCTGGACCGCAAAGTGGTGCCCGGCAAGGGTGCCGTTGTTGCCATCACGCATTTCGGGTACCTCGACTTCGTGTTTGCCGAATACCTGATCTGGAAGCAGATCAAGGTGCACATGCGCTACCTGGTCACCAAGAAGGCAGCCCGGAAGAAGTTTGTCGGTGCGGTTTGTGAATGGTGCGAACACATTGTGGTTGACCGTTCAGACGGCGCAGCCGCTTACGTCGAGTCGGTGGAGAAACTGCACCGCGGGGACTACCTCGCAGTGCTTCCGGAGGCAGGCGTGAGCCGGAGCTTTACGGTCCGGCAGCTGAAGACAGGCGCCGTCCGGATGGCGGCCGAAGCAGGCGTGCCCATCATTCCGGTGTCGGTGTGGGGCGGACACCGCATGCTGACACGGGGCCATGGCCTGAGCCTGAAGGCAGTGTGGAAGACCCCTGTCCGGATCCATGTGGGCGAACCGCTCCGGGTGGATCCGAACGCCTCAGTTGCCGAGGAAACCGCACGGCTGCAGAAGGTGCTGCAGGCCGGAATCGACGAATGCATTGACACGTATCCGGAAGAGGCGCCGGCCGGAGCCTGGTGGATGCCGGTCAGCCGGGGCGGCTCGGCCATGACTCCGGAAGAGCAGATCATCCTGGATGAGGCGGACCGCGCCAAGTACAAGATCACCGGCTAG
- the galT gene encoding galactose-1-phosphate uridylyltransferase → MSSDRRASVPVRTRLADGRELLYFFDGDGGRPHASLPEDTRELPARPATPELRYDRLLGEWVSYAAHRQSRTHLPPARECPLCPSSDTRATEIPAPDYDVAVFENRFPAFGPETGGALRPPDWAFEEFPAVGRCEVVAFSADHAASFPGLTRQRVRTVIDAWTHRTAELSRLAGVGQVFIFENRGAEIGVTLHHPHGQIYAYPFPTPRTLTQLESARRYRAEGRGELFADLLADELADGRRIVARGRYWTAYVPYAARMPLEVHVVPHRSVPDLPALSHEEREELSGLYLDVLQRIEALYPTPTPYIAAWYQAPVNHPLRGQYRVHLQVTSPRRAAGKLKYLAGSEAAMGAFIGDVIPEDTAERLRGALPPFAASRAAEDEA, encoded by the coding sequence ATGTCCTCTGACCGCCGGGCATCGGTCCCTGTCCGCACCCGCCTTGCTGACGGCCGGGAGCTGCTCTACTTTTTTGACGGCGACGGCGGGCGGCCACACGCGTCCCTCCCGGAGGACACCCGGGAGCTGCCCGCGAGGCCTGCGACACCCGAGCTGCGCTATGACCGGCTGCTCGGGGAGTGGGTGTCCTACGCGGCGCACCGCCAGTCCCGCACGCACCTGCCGCCGGCCCGGGAATGTCCGCTCTGCCCGTCCTCGGATACACGTGCCACGGAAATTCCGGCGCCGGACTATGACGTGGCAGTCTTCGAGAACAGGTTCCCGGCCTTCGGCCCGGAGACCGGCGGTGCACTGCGCCCTCCGGATTGGGCTTTCGAGGAGTTTCCCGCCGTCGGGCGCTGCGAAGTGGTTGCTTTTTCCGCCGACCATGCAGCGTCCTTTCCCGGCCTGACGCGCCAACGGGTCCGGACCGTGATCGATGCCTGGACGCACCGGACGGCCGAGCTTTCCAGGCTTGCGGGGGTTGGACAGGTCTTCATCTTCGAGAACCGCGGTGCCGAAATCGGCGTCACCCTGCACCACCCGCATGGGCAGATCTATGCGTATCCGTTCCCCACGCCGCGGACGCTCACCCAACTGGAGAGCGCCCGACGGTACCGGGCTGAGGGGCGGGGCGAGCTGTTTGCGGACCTCCTCGCAGACGAGCTGGCCGACGGCCGGCGGATCGTGGCACGCGGCCGCTACTGGACCGCCTATGTTCCCTATGCGGCGCGGATGCCCCTTGAGGTCCACGTAGTCCCGCACCGTTCCGTCCCCGACCTGCCGGCCCTGAGCCATGAGGAGCGCGAAGAGCTCTCGGGGCTCTACCTGGATGTCCTGCAGCGGATCGAAGCGCTGTATCCCACACCCACCCCGTACATTGCGGCCTGGTACCAGGCTCCGGTGAACCATCCGCTGCGCGGGCAGTACCGTGTCCACCTCCAGGTCACGTCGCCTCGCCGGGCTGCCGGCAAGCTGAAATACCTGGCCGGGTCCGAAGCCGCCATGGGGGCCTTCATCGGTGACGTCATCCCGGAAGACACCGCTGAACGCCTGCGCGGAGCACTGCCGCCGTTCGCGGCCTCCCGGGCCGCGGAGGATGAGGCATGA
- the galK gene encoding galactokinase — MTTPVQATAERFRKLYGRASAGLFSAPGRVNVIGEHTDYNLGFVLPAGINRRARIAVLPRGDGVLRMATTGTGDPAESTVAELGPGMLQGWSRYVAGVHWAFGLRGVAVPGMDILLDSDVPAGAGLSSSAAIECAVALAVNEFSGAGLPAEDLVLLCQQAENDFAGAPTGILDQSASLLSTSGHALFLDCRTRESRHVPLDLAGEGMALLVIDTKVSHAHDSGGYADRRADCERAAATLGLGSLREISLPDLVLAAPSLDALAYRRARHVVSENARVLSVVEHLEAGRRAAGLGPWLAASHESLRDDFEVSCPELDLAVEAAMAAGAAGARMTGGGFGGSAIALVPASDAARIGSEVCRAFARADFLVPEVFEVVPEDGARREF, encoded by the coding sequence ATGACGACGCCGGTGCAGGCAACAGCCGAGCGGTTCCGGAAGCTCTACGGCAGGGCGTCGGCCGGCCTCTTCTCCGCGCCGGGACGGGTGAACGTGATCGGGGAACACACCGACTACAACCTCGGGTTCGTCCTGCCGGCCGGCATCAACCGGCGGGCCCGGATTGCCGTTCTGCCGCGGGGGGACGGTGTCCTGCGGATGGCCACCACCGGCACCGGGGACCCGGCCGAGAGCACAGTTGCGGAGCTTGGTCCCGGGATGCTGCAGGGGTGGAGCCGCTATGTTGCCGGCGTGCACTGGGCGTTTGGACTTCGCGGGGTTGCGGTGCCGGGCATGGACATCCTGCTGGACTCCGACGTCCCGGCCGGGGCTGGGCTTTCCTCATCCGCGGCGATCGAATGCGCGGTGGCGCTGGCCGTCAACGAATTTTCCGGGGCAGGGCTTCCGGCGGAGGACCTGGTGCTGCTGTGCCAGCAGGCTGAGAACGACTTCGCGGGCGCACCCACCGGCATCCTGGACCAGTCCGCATCGCTGCTGTCCACGTCGGGGCATGCTCTCTTCCTTGACTGCCGGACCCGCGAATCGCGCCACGTCCCGCTCGACCTGGCGGGGGAAGGGATGGCCCTGCTGGTCATCGACACCAAAGTGAGCCATGCGCATGACTCCGGCGGGTACGCGGACAGGCGGGCGGATTGCGAACGGGCCGCCGCAACACTTGGGCTGGGGTCCCTCCGTGAGATCAGCCTGCCCGACCTGGTGCTGGCTGCACCGTCCCTGGATGCCCTTGCCTACCGCAGGGCACGGCATGTGGTGAGCGAGAACGCGAGGGTACTCTCCGTCGTCGAACATCTTGAAGCCGGCAGGCGGGCAGCGGGGCTGGGCCCGTGGCTTGCCGCCAGCCACGAATCCCTCCGGGACGACTTCGAGGTTTCCTGTCCGGAACTGGACCTTGCAGTGGAAGCCGCCATGGCGGCGGGAGCAGCCGGAGCGCGGATGACCGGTGGCGGCTTCGGCGGATCGGCGATCGCCCTGGTGCCGGCGTCCGACGCCGCGAGGATCGGATCAGAGGTCTGCCGTGCCTTTGCCCGGGCGGATTTTCTCGTCCCCGAAGTTTTCGAGGTGGTACCGGAAGACGGAGCGCGGCGCGAGTTCTAA
- a CDS encoding SDR family oxidoreductase, with translation MARVAIIGGHGKVALQLAKDLASNGHQVTSLFRNPDHVAEVQSTGAAPVVADVEQLDSGAIAEKLVGHDAVVWSAGAGGGSPERTYAVDRDAAIRSIDAAKQAGVNRYVMVSYMGAGKDHGVPEDNPFYAYAESKAAADDYLRRSGLDWTILGPSALTNDPGTGAISVGPGQDGSVSRTDVAAVAAQVLERPGTIGQFIEFINGDTPIREAIG, from the coding sequence ATGGCACGAGTGGCAATTATCGGCGGACACGGCAAGGTGGCCCTTCAGCTGGCCAAGGATCTGGCTTCGAACGGACACCAGGTCACCTCACTGTTCCGCAATCCCGACCATGTGGCCGAAGTGCAGTCCACCGGAGCGGCTCCCGTTGTGGCCGACGTGGAGCAGCTGGACTCCGGCGCGATCGCTGAGAAGCTTGTCGGCCATGATGCGGTGGTGTGGTCCGCCGGTGCCGGCGGCGGCTCGCCGGAACGGACGTACGCGGTGGACCGTGATGCTGCGATCCGGTCGATCGACGCCGCCAAACAGGCAGGGGTGAACCGCTACGTCATGGTCTCCTACATGGGTGCCGGCAAGGATCACGGCGTTCCCGAGGACAACCCCTTCTACGCCTATGCCGAGTCAAAGGCAGCTGCGGACGACTACCTGCGGCGCAGCGGGCTGGACTGGACCATCCTGGGACCCAGCGCCCTGACCAACGATCCCGGTACCGGAGCAATCAGCGTTGGCCCCGGACAGGACGGAAGTGTCTCCCGCACGGATGTTGCGGCAGTTGCCGCGCAGGTACTGGAACGTCCGGGCACCATCGGGCAGTTCATTGAGTTCATCAACGGGGATACCCCCATCCGCGAGGCCATCGGCTAG